In a single window of the Manis javanica isolate MJ-LG chromosome 16, MJ_LKY, whole genome shotgun sequence genome:
- the KLHL31 gene encoding kelch-like protein 31 has protein sequence MAPKKKTARKNKGDIHEMTITVEDNPLNKLNALNGLLEGGNGLSCISSELTDTSYGLNLLEGLSKMRQESFLCDLVIGTKTKSFDVHKSVMASCSEYFYNILKKDPSTQRVDLNDISPLGLATVIAYAYTGKLTLSLYTIGSIISAAVYLQIHTLVKMCSDFLIQEMSVENCMYVVNIAETYSLKNAKTAAQKFIRDNFLEFSDSDQFVKLTFEQINELLIDDDLQLPSEIVAFQIAIKWLEFDEKRVKYAADLLSNIRFGTISAQDLVSYVQSVPRMMQDADCHKLLVDAMNYHLLPYHQNTLQSRRTRIRGGCQVLVTVGGRPGLTEKSLSRDVLYRDPENGWSKLTEMPAKSFNQCVAVMDGFLYVAGGEDQNDARNQAKHAVSNFCRYDPRFNTWIHLASMNQKRTHFSLSVFNGLLYAVGGRNPEGSLASLECYVPATNQWQPKAPLEVARCCHASAVADGRVLVTGGYVGAAYSRSVCAYEPARDSWQELPALSTPRGWHCALTLGGRVYVMGGSQVGPRGERVDVLTVECYSPATGQWSLAAPLLVGVSTAGASALHGRAYLVGGWNEAEKKYKKCIQCFSPELNEWAEDDELPDATVGVSCCALSMPNSVTRESRASSVSSVPVSI, from the exons ATGGCCCCCAAGAAGAAGACTGccagaaagaacaaaggagaTATCCATGAGATGACCATAACTGTAGAAGATAACCCCCTAAACAAACTAAATGCTTTGAATGGGCTGCTGGAGGGAGGCAATGGCCTGAGCTGCATTTCTTCTGAATTAACAGACACTTCTTATGGCCTCAACCTCTTGGAAGGTTTAAGTAAAATGAGGCAAGAGAGTTTCCTGTGCGACTTAGTCATTGGCACCAAAACCAAGTCCTTTGACGTCCACAAGTCAGTGATGGCTTCATGCAGTGAGTACTTTTACAACATCctaaagaaagacccatctactCAAAGGGTGGATCTCAATGACATCTCACCACTGGGCCTGGCCACTGTCATTGCATATGCCTACACCGGAAAGTTGACTCTCTCCTTGTATACAATAGGAAGCAttatttctgctgctgtttatcTTCAGATCCATACCCTTGTAAAGATGTGCAGTGATTTTCTGATACAAGAGATGAGTGTTGAGAATTGCATGTATGTTGTCAACATTGCTGAAACTTACTCcctgaaaaatgcaaaaacagcAGCCCAGAAATTTATCCGGGATAACTTCCTTGAATTTTCAGATTCAGATCAGTTCGTGAAACTTACGTTTGAGCAAATTAATGAACTTCTTATAGATGATGACTTACAGTTGCCTTCTGAGATAGTAGCATTCCAGATTGCAATAAAATGGTTAGAATTTGACGAAAAGAGAGTTAAGTATGCTGCAGATCTTTTGAGCAATATTCGCTTTGGTACCATCTCTGCGCAAGATCTGGTCAGTTATGTTCAGTCTGTACCAAGAATGATGCAAGATGCTGACTGTCACAAACTCCTTGTAGATGCTATGAACTACCACTTACTTCCATATCACCAAAACACTTTGCAGTCTAGGCGCACAAGAATCCGTGGGGGCTGCCAAGTCCTTGTCACTGTTGGGGGACGTCCAGGTCTTACTGAGAAGTCCCTTAGTAGAGACGTATTGTATAGGGACCCTGAAAATGGATGGAGCAAGCTTACGGAAATGCCAGCCAAGAGTTTTAACCAGTGCGTGGCTGTGATGGATGGATTTCTTTATGTGGCCGGTGGCGAAGACCAGAATGATGCAAGAAATCAGGCCAAGCATGCAGTCAGCAATTTCTGCAG GTACGATCCCCGCTTCAACACCTGGATACACCTGGCCAGCATGAACCAGAAGCGCACGCACTTTAGCCTGAGCGTGTTCAACGGGCTCCTCTACGCGGTGGGCGGCCGCAATCCGGAAGGCAGCCTGGCCTCGCTGGAGTGCTACGTGCCGGCCACCAATCAGTGGCAGCCGAAGGCGCCCCTGGAGGTGGCCCGCTGCTGCCACGCCAGCGCGGTCGCCGACGGCCGCGTGCTGGTGACCGGCGGGTACGTGGGCGCCGCGTACTCGCGCTCGGTGTGCGCGTACGAGCCGGCCCGCGACTCGTGGCAGGAGCTGCCGGCGCTGAGCACGCCCCGCGGCTGGCACTGCGCGCTCACGCTGGGCGGCAGGGTGTATGTGATGGGGGGCAGCCAGGTGGGGCCGCGCGGGGAGCGCGTGGACGTGCTCACGGTGGAGTGCTACAGCCCGGCCACCGGCCAGTGGAGCCTCGCGGCGCCGCTGCTGGTGGGCGTGAGCACGGCGGGCGCCTCGGCGCTGCACGGCCGCGCCTACCTGGTCGGCGGCTGGAACGAGGCCGAGAAGAAGTACAAGAAGTGCATCCAGTGCTTCAGCCCAGAGCTCAACGAGTGGGCGGAGGACGACGAGCTGCCCGACGCCACCGTGGGCGTGTCCTGCTGCGCCCTCTCGATGCCCAACAGCGTGACGCGGGAGTCCCGAGCCAGCTCGGTGTCCTCCGTGCCCGTCAGCATCTGA